Proteins encoded by one window of Salmonirosea aquatica:
- a CDS encoding SH3 beta-barrel fold-containing protein, whose translation MKIQAQAMQMAHAIKSRYLNFGLALSAAWKAVKLRRLMQAGQAAFAFTKKDGSIRHAVGTRSAGLIPAAFAPKSPSQPTTLINFFDVEIQQWRSCQPWQLN comes from the coding sequence ATGAAAATCCAAGCACAAGCAATGCAGATGGCCCACGCCATCAAGTCCCGGTACCTGAACTTCGGCCTTGCCCTATCCGCCGCCTGGAAAGCCGTCAAGCTTCGCCGCCTGATGCAGGCCGGGCAGGCCGCCTTCGCTTTCACCAAGAAGGATGGCAGCATCCGCCACGCCGTGGGTACCCGCTCAGCCGGACTGATCCCAGCCGCCTTCGCCCCGAAGTCACCCAGCCAACCCACCACCCTGATCAACTTTTTTGACGTGGAGATTCAGCAGTGGCGCAGCTGCCAGCCCTGGCAATTGAATTGA
- a CDS encoding RNA-guided endonuclease InsQ/TnpB family protein codes for MQYTTYQFRIKDSTSGKHLTRMGYSCNFVWNYCNEVNQERWKKFRKTFTNFELNKLTAGCSKDLGIAARTIEAVCQEYADKCKQHKMIRLKWRSRKRSLGWVPFKGNTVKVKDDTITYYGHTFRFWLSRPIEGVVRFGSFTQNSKGHWFVNLTMEVADSGRIKTGKECGIDLGLKTIATLSDGVEFSRENLTKKYEKKLAMAQRARKKKRVTAIHAKIRNKRRDWNHKASTRLVQEYDRIIVGDVSSSKLIKTRQAKSVSDAGWHGLKQMLAYKANRLGVEVRVVKESWSTVTCSSCSKRTGPRGLGHLAVREWVCSSCGSTHSRDVNAAKNILLFSLSGMTGQLREASTI; via the coding sequence ATGCAGTACACGACCTACCAGTTCCGCATCAAAGACTCCACGTCGGGCAAACACCTGACTAGGATGGGCTATTCGTGCAATTTCGTGTGGAACTACTGTAACGAGGTCAATCAGGAGCGTTGGAAGAAGTTCAGAAAGACCTTTACCAACTTTGAATTGAACAAGCTGACTGCCGGATGTAGCAAAGATTTGGGAATTGCCGCCCGGACAATTGAAGCAGTTTGTCAGGAATATGCAGACAAGTGTAAGCAACACAAGATGATAAGATTAAAATGGCGTAGCCGCAAGCGGTCGCTCGGTTGGGTACCCTTTAAAGGGAATACCGTCAAGGTAAAGGACGATACCATTACCTACTACGGGCATACATTCCGCTTCTGGCTGTCACGTCCCATTGAAGGTGTTGTTCGATTCGGTTCGTTCACTCAGAACTCCAAAGGACATTGGTTTGTGAATCTGACGATGGAGGTAGCCGACAGTGGACGTATCAAGACAGGAAAGGAATGCGGCATTGATCTGGGATTGAAAACCATTGCTACACTGTCAGATGGCGTAGAATTTAGCCGTGAAAACCTTACCAAGAAATACGAGAAGAAACTGGCGATGGCCCAGCGCGCCCGTAAGAAAAAGCGCGTCACGGCCATACATGCCAAAATCAGAAACAAACGCAGGGACTGGAACCACAAGGCCTCCACGCGGCTCGTGCAGGAGTACGACCGCATCATCGTCGGTGATGTCAGTTCCTCCAAGTTAATAAAGACCCGTCAGGCCAAATCCGTATCCGATGCGGGTTGGCATGGCCTCAAACAGATGCTTGCGTATAAAGCCAACCGGCTTGGTGTCGAAGTGAGAGTGGTTAAAGAAAGTTGGTCAACTGTCACGTGTTCATCTTGCTCCAAAAGGACAGGGCCGCGCGGTCTAGGGCATTTGGCTGTAAGGGAATGGGTATGTTCTTCATGCGGCTCCACGCATTCGCGGGATGTCAACGCGGCCAAGAACATTCTCTTATTCTCCCTGTCGGGCATGACAGGCCAATTAAGGGAAGCCTCTACCATTTAG